Proteins encoded within one genomic window of Equus caballus isolate H_3958 breed thoroughbred chromosome 20, TB-T2T, whole genome shotgun sequence:
- the LOC102147566 gene encoding uncharacterized protein, with amino-acid sequence MDGEFMKQSLSEGSITALLQRKTSWGTGRKARLHGRFAPGAGLAGTPPGDAGTPRTRPPARGGPALPPPAPRPGGRAAQRAAAPREHVPSHSTRIFCQHPLAAAGRQRNCEPPPERRRGGDPAQPRRRLSGRAGTQPASCTEGTRSDGPAQTAQHKRTALPGTRVSLISSVYSRGSCNASPSLCCPPVVAIDPPIYTALANVHAGNSA; translated from the exons ATGGACGGCGAGTTCATGAAGCAGTCGCTCAGTGAAGGCAGCATAACAGCTCTTCTACAAAGAAAGACCAG CTGGGGCACGGGGAGGAAGGCCCGGCTGCACGGGCGGTTCGCACCCGGGGCGGGGCTGGCAGGCACGCCCCCCGGGGACGCAGGCACGCCGCGGACACGGCCCCCAGCACGCGGCGGGCCAGCACTTCCCCCCCCGGCACCCCGCCCTGGCGGCAGAGCAGCTCAGCGTGCGGCTGCCCCAAGAGAACACGTTCCCTCCCACAGCACCCGCATCTTCTGCCAACATCCCCTCGCGGCCGCGGGCCGTCAGAGGAACTGCGAGCCGCCGCCCGAGCGCAGACGCGGCGGAGACCCGGCCCAGCCCCGGAGGAGGCTCAGCGGGCGCGCCGGGACCCAGCCCGCCTCCTGCACGGAAGGCACGCGCTCCGACGGGCCAGCGCAGACGGCTCAACACAAACGGACAGCTCTCCCCGGAACCCGGGTTTCGTTAATTTCATCAGTTTACTCCAGAG GTTCCTGCAATGCTTCTCCCTCGCTCTGCTGCCCCCCAGTCGTGGCCATCGACCCTCCGATCTACACTGCGCTAGCAAACGTCCACGCAG GTAACTCAGCTTGA